Proteins co-encoded in one Bacteroidota bacterium genomic window:
- a CDS encoding DUF2784 domain-containing protein — protein sequence MLYRLLADAVLVLHLGFVVFVVLGGLLVWRWPRVAWAHVPAAAWGALVVLAGWVCPLTPLENYLRRLGGEAGYAGGFVERYVLAVLYPSGLTREGQIALGALVLAVNAAVYGRMWWQRRQAL from the coding sequence ATGCTCTACCGCCTCCTCGCCGACGCCGTCCTCGTGTTGCACCTCGGCTTCGTCGTGTTCGTCGTGCTCGGCGGGCTGCTGGTGTGGCGGTGGCCGAGGGTCGCGTGGGCGCACGTCCCGGCGGCGGCGTGGGGGGCGCTCGTCGTGCTCGCCGGGTGGGTGTGCCCGCTGACGCCGCTCGAGAACTACCTCCGCCGGCTCGGCGGCGAGGCGGGCTACGCCGGCGGGTTCGTCGAGCGCTACGTCCTCGCCGTGCTCTACCCGTCGGGGCTGACGCGCGAGGGGCAGATCGCGCTCGGTGCCCTCGTGCTCGCTGTCAATGCCGCCGTCTATGGACGAATGTGGTGGCAACGGAGACAGGCATTGTAG